The Solanum lycopersicum chromosome 2, SLM_r2.1 DNA window atatttaaaccAACTAGATCAATAATCGATCCAAGCCAAATCACGAGCACCCTTACAGGGATATTACTTATAGATCtatcatctatatataaaaaacatgTTAAGTCCTTTTCCTTTGGGAAATAgttcaatacaaaatcttttagTTATATAGTATTGTGTTGAGTTTTATttcttaatgattttttttggttaatattTGTGCTTTTAATTTAGGGGAAAAGGACGAATATATCCAAAGTTATCTTAAATGGCATGCAAATATTTTCCGTCATATTTTTGGGACATTAATACTCTTGCCATCCAAAAATTAGAACAACTTgttaaaattctaaaaatatttatattgaatgaaatatcttttaaaatgaTACCATAGGCACATcacaatttttgtaatttttgaaaatattttttttatactaaataGCTGTtaggataaaatttattttcaaaactagcctATATTTGAATTGTTACCCGCGTTATATGCTATTATACAAACTTTATACCTTGTATATACTAACTATATAACATGGTATATCGTGATCCGTGTGTATAAGTACTGTTAAAAACTCCCTCTAGAGTTGGCTAATTTTAAGATTAACTTAATACTTTAAATTCATTtctttaacaaaaatataatttttatgtaaaaaaatatagatttttttttataaattagttcaaattgaaatcataattttaacttTACAACAAATTTAACAATAAGATTTTTAAGATTTGACAAATAGAAACGATCTCAATAAAGAACTTTTATGAATATATCGATGCTAGTTTATTATGAGGGGACTAGGGATGTTATCAACCaagagatatttttattttttgaaaagaaagtgAACTGAATATTTTGAGGTGCGAATAAATTCATCTtttctaaataatattaattgttaattctttagaaagCAAATTTCTTTAGAATTTTCCATGGCCAAGATTATTATCAAAGAATCTTCAATCACTTTCAAGATAACGTAAtttatagaagaagaagaaaatcatttaAAGAAGATTTCTTTATTTGAACACGTATTTCagttaaaacttaaatttaGCTTTCAGGTAAATTAAATTCAtgatagaattttaaaaaataaaaaataaaaaaaaatttatttaaaaattgaattcgCATTTAAGCTCCAAATACAAGTTCTAATTATTGaatatacaatatttatttataaatacaaagacatttgataaatttacaaattcaaagtgaaaaagttttctataaattattCCTAACAATTAAATCggatatattatgtgtattaattcttttattgaCACATTATATTgagaatattattaattaataaaacacattatattgaaaatattattaattaataaaagtgtatatgatattttaaatatgatatCAGAGGATACAGAAATCCTGCGATCAAATTTTACTATCACCTATTTTAGATGAGGTTACCACACACTTGAGGATGAAACACTCCTATGATATTCTTTCCTCCAAACATTATTATACTTATAGACCCCACAAAATGATCAACTCTTTAAAAAGTTGTTAGAACCTAGAAAAACTGAATTATTAGACGTTTGGCCATATGTTATCATATTACAATATAATATCGTAAAATGGAATCAACATTTGGATATATGTAATTTTGcgttaattttatttcataatttcatatcatgaaatatgatgctatatttttcaaaaaggatGATATAGAATTACATTgtgatttcatatcatgatttgagatattttttaaaaagattgatctacaaatttatattttgtcaaaACAATTCCACATGTATATCTAGTAACCATTTATTTCatgtgtaaataaaatttataatcacatcattactttttaaagtttaatattctcatcgaaataaaatttattattcacaccAACATATGATCACTTTAACTCACACCAACCGATTGTTAaagtaatgaaataattatggtctataaacatgaaaatatagTTGCGAATGATATTGACCAACAAATAGCTCAAAAGTAACAATGTTGGTTCGTCTTCTCAGTCACATGATCGAGAAATGCAAATTCAACTTGAAGAAATTGTCCGATCTATGTAAGAGGATTATATGAAAAACTAGTACACTATaatttatgttcaattttttttaattaaattaaagctagatgaaacaattacttaagtgTAGAACAAATACctttgtaataattttattatgcgattttacaattttttatttgataagattgaataaacaattggggctactttaataattttactataaCTTATAAggttttatgagaaaaaaaataacacacaaTTTTTATATCGTATGaccaaacaaaattttaatttcattttataatttcatatcataatatcatATGCATGATCAAACATGTTCTGAGAGACTACATGTCAACAATTTATCTCACTTTTTTGCTCTTAAAATTGGTCAAATTGGTTTCTCTATAAGAATATCTGAATATGATCCACTATATTTTGTTATCAGCTTGGCCTGTAATGTGTATGATGTTTATGGTGGTGCATTGGCAAAGTTGGTTAATATATTGTCATGAAAATTCTAAATACACACATAGTAACAAATTAATATGTTTATacacttttattttatgataacaTTGTAGGGCATAAAAATGGACAAAGGAAGAGAGTAAACCTCATTTTTGTAAATGTTGTTTCAAAGCAAGAACATCTGTTCAATCTACAGAAGGAGTATCTCAGTCGCTGCTGCATTTTCCTCAAAACCCAATTCCCCTTTCATCCAAGATTCAGTTATTCACTGCACAGAAGAAGTTTTAGCATCGAAACTAGCTCCAATTTTGCAATCTTGCAACAGTTCTGCAGAAAATCTTGGTTCTGTTATTCGTAAAGGGGAGCAGGTTCATGCCCAGGTAACTGTAAATGGAATTGACAACTTGGGTATTCTTGGTACGAGAATCTTGGGGATGTATGTTTTGTGTAACAGGTTTATCGATGCCAAGAAATTGTTTTTTCAGCTTCGGTTGTGTTATGCTTCTCCTTGGAATTGGATGATTAGAGGGTATACAATAATGGGTCGTTTTGATCTTGCAATCTTGTTGTTCTTTAAGATGTTGGTGTTTGGTACTTACCCTGATAAATACACTTTTCCTTATGTGATTAAGGCTTGTGCTGGTGTAAATGCTGTGAGTTTCGGTAAATGGCTACATCGGTTGGTACAAAGTTTAggttttgaggatgatgtgtTTGTAGGTAGTGCTTTTATTAAGTTTTATGCGGAGAATGGTTGTTTGGATGATGCTCGTCTTTTGTTCGACAAAATGTATCAAAGGGATAGTGTATTGTGGAATGTGATGCTTAATGGTTATGCTAAAGATGAACAGTCTGTGAATGATGTGGTTGGGTTATTTATGGAAATGAGGAAAAGTGAAACTAAGCCTAATTCAGTAACATATGCTTGTGTTCTTTCTGTTTGTGCGTCGGAAACAATGGTTAAATTTGGTTGTCAGCTTCATGGGCTTGTTGTGCGATGTGGGTTGGAAATGGATTCTCCAGTAGCTAATACATTGATTGCGATGTACGCTAAATTCTGTTCCTTGTTTGATGCACGCAAGATCTTTGATTTAGTGTCACAAGCAGATCGTGTGACTTGGAATGGGATGATTGGAGGGTATGTACAGAATGGGTATATCGATGAGGCGCTGGATTTATTTCGGGAAATGGTAGCTAGCAGTGTCAAGCCAGACTCTATCACCTTTGCCAGTTTGCTCCCCTCTGTTTCTATATCGGAAGATTTGTACCAGGGGAAGGCGATTCATGGTTATATCGTGAGAAATGATGTATCTATTGATGTTTTCTTAAAGAATGCCATTATTGACATGTACTTTAAGTGCAGGAATGTTGTGGCAGCACGCAACATATTTAGCTGCAGCCCTGCGGTGGATGTTGTTATTTGTACTGCTATGATTTCAGGATTTATTCTTAATGCCATGAGTTCTGATGCCATAGATGTTTTCCGATGGTTACTTAATAAGAATATGAGGCCCAATCCTGTTACTCTAGCAAGTACCTTACCCGCTTGTTCTGGTTTGGCTGCTTTGAGATTAGGTAAGGAACTGCATGGTGTCATTGTTAAGCGCAGCTTTCAAGGAATACTTTATGTGGGAAGTGCGGTGATGGACATGTATGCAAAGTGTGGAAGATTGGATCTTGCTCAACAAGTTTTCAGAAGGATGCCTGAAAGAGATGTCGTTTGTTGGAATTCGATGATCACGAGCTGTTGCCAGAATGCTGAACCGGAATTGGCCATTGACTTCTTCCAACAGATGGGTGCAATTGGAGCCAAGTATGATTGTGTCAGCATATCCAGTGCTCTTTCTGCTTGTGCGAATTTGCCAGCTCTCCATTATGGGAAAGAGATCCATGGCTTCGTTATGAAAAGTGCATTAAGCTCTGATCTTTTTGTGGAAAGTGCGTTAATAGATATGTATGCTAAATGTGGGAACTTAGAGGTAGCTTGGCGCGTATTTGACTTAATGGCACACAAGAATGAAGTATCATGGAATAGTATTATTGCAGCTTATGGAAATCATGGCCGACTGAAGGACTGCCTGAATTTGTTTCATGGAATGAGAAAAGATGGATTCCAGCCTGACCACGTCACTTTTCTTGCGATCATATCTGCTTGTGGCCACTCTGGTCGAGTTGAAGAGGGAAAACACTACTTCAATTGCATGACTAATGAATATGGGATTACACCGCGAACAGAGCATTATGCATGCATGGTTGACTTGTTTGGGAGAGCTGGTCTCGTGGAAGAAGCATTTGGCGTGATTAAGAGCATGCCATTTGCTCCAGATGCAGGCATTTGGGGGACATTACTTGGGGCTTGTCGATTACATGGCAATACCGAGCTTGCTGAAATGGCTTCTGAGCATCTTTTGAGCCTGGACCCCCAAAATTCCGGCTACTATATGTTACAATCAAATCTACATGCTAACGCTGGCAAATGGGATATGGTTTCTAAAATTCGACATATGATGAAGGAAAGAGGAGTGCAGAAAGTACCTGGTTACAGCTGGACTGAAGTTAACAACAGCACTCATATTTTTGTTGCTGCAGATGCGAGTCACCCGCAGTCTGCTCAGATATATCTTTTATTAGACAATCTTCTAATAGAGCTGCAAAATGAGGGTTATGTTCCTCAAATGAATCTTCAAATACAACAGTCATCATCCCCAGAACTCTGTTGATTATTAACCAACTACAAGCATAGAGCTTAGCTAAGTGCACTGTATCCACATTTCAGGTAGCATAGGCATTTCATCTTTGTGTTGCAACattgattaatttatacttGACCTTACAAGTGGAGGAGAAATGTACCATTTATAGTGTTTTGTTTTctgattctttcatttgattcatTCATATAACAGAATACAGGGAAATGTGCATCTGTTACAAAATAAAGCTTTTAATTCTGATCTCCATTCAGTTCAGCAGTTTTCTTAGTCATAGCACTGCAGAAAATGGCTCTACCATGAGACCATCCAAGGGTGTGGGGGCGTGGATGAAGTGAGTTGAAAATCACGAGGTTTCAGGTTGTAAGTTTCAATCGAGACAAAAATCTAGCTTCGGTGAATAGAGTTATCTGATGCTGGTCGAAAAGGTCAGGAAACTCGTGAAATTAGTCCAGTGCACACAAACTAACCTGAACACAACCATTATGGGGGAGAAGGGCTCCAACATGAGTCATTCAAAAGTAGTAGGCTTTATTATAAAAGGAAAgttatattgattaaaaaaatatcttgtaAGATTCACCAACTGAATACATTAATATGCTTTGTCTGACCAAAACTATAAGTTTTCTAACCAAACTAGTAGAGTCATGCATCacataaaaatgtcatttttatccctttagtttttctttaaataaaatactaCTAAGTAATGTTTTTGGAGTGTTACTGTAAAAATTCAATTGAGATGTTCAAAACTTCATTATCCATTAACTAACATTTTTTGTATgctaaaattcaaatattatggATAACAACACAAGTACAAACACATATCCAGTGTTATTCCATAGCATGATATCCTTTCAAATTGACTCGACTCTTTTCTTTGCTCGGCCTCTCACTTCATTTCGTTCTTCTTCTTTACCATTGCTTGAATGAAGACCGTTTCAAACCAGGTAAGTGTACACATTACTTACCTCTCTCTTGGAAATATATTTCGATAAAGTCTCGATGGATATCCTATCTTATTATCTTGTTTctacatacatattcatattcttattGACTTTAATTTCCTTTCCTAGATACACTGTCTTGAACCTCCATACAAAAATACAACTAGTGGCAAACTAAAACCTATTATGCAATGATGGAATTTAAAgaccaaaacatgaaaaactGATTCCATTACACAAAGGAATGGCTTCATTACCACAAAttcaaaacccaaaaaataaGAATCTTAATACAATTATTGTCCACCTTTTTTCTCTACCACATTTCTTCTATGAAGAATAATATAATGTGCTTTTTGTACATCATTTTAATGCAATCCAGAAGcaagtttttaacttttttttctagCAGCAATTATTAACATTAGGAAATAGGGTAGGATTCTTTTTTCCATTTTGGAATTTACATGTCCCATCGCTAGCTATTTAGTGGAAACTTGTCATTGAGGTAACAAATTAAGAATGAAttgaaataattgaaaaaaaataaataggtgTGCTTGTTTCCTGATTTTCCCTATTAAAAGGAAATATAAACGTCAGTGATAgagtcataatttttattaacggattcaaatttgaaaagtaAACACCTGTTGACAGAGATTTGAATGAACCCCTTGATCCTACCTGGCTCTGCCCCAGATAATAGAGAATATAATATGATTTCTTTCATTCTAGTTTATCTTTCACATGCTTATATGATCATAATAAAGATCAGTATACCGtgaagtaattgaaaaaaaaaatgaactacaattaaaatatgatttacgACGCTAATCTGCCTTAATTGGTACTTACTACTTAATATAAGCCAATTACTAATGAAGTCGCTTATAGTACGAAATATTAGTGTTTCTTAAAAGTAttcacatgtttttttttaaaacaaaatcgtGATATGAATCATATATTAgtgttttttaaatatatacgCAAAGcacctttaaatatttttttagaaaaatcttaaTTTCCTCTCAATCTAACTCGATGCTAACTTCTACCATAACGCATGTCATGTGGTATAAAATTTCAGTGTTTAAAGAGGAATCAAACCCTTAAAAAGGAATAGTAGAACTTAATCGAGtttcattttttgttgaatCAATTACTAAATTTTCGAAGCCTTCGCCACTACTCTAGATCAACTTTGAATTGCTCGATTGAAATATGAGATAATAAATTCAAACTCCATGGTACTCCTATTTATATACATGATATTCCAACGAgctaattaattcaaattccaaataattaaagccattaattatatatagcatcttcattttttattttatttttctcaaactcTAATCACAATTATTAATAGTACTACTAATCCGCTGcttaatatttcttcttttcttcttctcataAGCAATCCCCCTCGCTTTGGCTTGCGTGTCTCTCACTTCCTTCAAATACAACCTCACTGCTCGAGCACCGAACGGATTCGTCTCCGTCCGTCCTCCGTTCTCTTCGAAAGCAGCGCGTAGCCTCCCAATTAGCGCGTCAAGGCTCCCCCACGCCTGTTTCAACGGGCAATTGCACGGCGCCGGCGGATGAGGATCGCCGAAAAACGGACAATTACAGCTGTGAACTTTCGTTTTTCCGAATTGATCTAGGTATTTTAAGAATTCTAGAATGTTCGCTCCGCTGCATCGCGCAAGTATCAGTGGTGGCTTGTGGTTTCTCAAGTACTGTCCGAATGTGTTCCAGTCTCGCCGTTTTTGTAGCTCGTAACGGCTCACCGTCGGTGGTGACGAAGGCGGCGGTAGTGGTAGTGTCGGCGCCGGCGCCGATGATAGGGAGAAGTTTTGTGAGACGGAATTAATGGTACTATATACGTCTAACATGGCTGTGTTACTTTTGTGTGGGtattttttgaagttgttaAGACTCGCTATATATAGGATGTAAAAGAGTGCAAATAGTTTTACTTCTTATGGGTTCATGATTTGATTCATACCACTCGCGTTAGGGTCCGGTGTACCGGATGAGGTTATTCAAAGTCTCGAATATGAATtttggaattaaaaaaattattgataagaAGTAGTCGAGTGTTGTttttgaatgaaatataaattgtattaatcgaattctaatataaatatagaaaataaaaaataaattcacttATCTCATTTAGCTTTTCATTCGGCATCAAGCGGCGTCTAATAGATTCTGTTAATAGAAAGGATATTTGATCCTATAATTTGATGAGAAGACCATATTTAAgtcgaaatatagtttaaggatatATTTTGAGCTATGTATTATTTCGAACagtttaaagatatttttaaccctttttgtagaaaaaataatttccagAGAAAATATCTCAATTACTTGGGGCTAATTTTGGTATGTTGCGATAAAATTTAGTACAATTTTGTCTCTTGTGTAGTTATtgattgtaaaaataaatatatatgaaggCAAATAATTAGTATCAagataagttattttatttatagtagAATAACATTAGCAAAAATAGTTTTTCGggtataaaataacaaaaatgtcaaaaacattttccaactaaataaggtaaagGGATATTATTGTAAACAaatcaaatcattaataaataataataacaagatatttattttttttaagctctttatttcttttttactcCACAAGTAAAGTTCGTGTATAAGtgtgaataaattaaatatattgtgaTTTGGTTCAGAAGATCAAATTATTTAACGTTTAATGTGTAAATTTCCAGAACTTACAAATAAAACTTTGAATTATAGTCTACCTAGTTATGATGGTATTATAACGTGGTAGTAGTATTTATTTCATTAGATCCAATAAATAGCAAAGATTGTTATGCAATATTACcacataaattattatttaaagaattttagaAATTCTAATTTTCTTGTACTCATAAAATAAGAAGTAGAAATAGTGAAGGGAGAGTTGCTAGACCATTTATAGGAAAATGTAATGGCCCATAGAGAAGGAACAAAAGAAGATAATGAGACCAATATGAGTTATAATAATATAGTGATATGTATTGTTGAAATATCATCTCGAATTAACACTCATGCTTTAATATGTGCTTCGAACACTcgactaatttattttatgaaaacaaaatatatggaaGGATGGGGCCCAAAGAGTGAGGACAAATTAAAGTAATATCACTTCAACTAGTCATGTCAAATGTAACTTCAATTGTTGTCTTATCAGTTTCACCCTTCCTTTTATCCGTGTGACAGTGGGTTAACTTGTATTGACCATTGGAATGTTTCGTGTGGCCGGTAACTTTTTTGTTTCCTCCCTttgccttttttattttttatttttaacttttaggtGCCACTAGAATTTAGAGCAAATAACAAAACTTGATCCTCTCTACATCTAACGATAACAatagtttatttaaattaatttcatatagtgaaattcaaaataaagtgatgtatacaaattttatttttatctcaatatttCTGACTaggtaactttttattttataatatataattattggtAGTATTCATTGTTGGCCTCAGTACGCAGAGTATGTTGTCTTGGTTTTAATCAACATGACTCTTTAGACATCAAAAGTTGTCTTTGAACTTCCAACTTAGTATCAAAAATCACTATGAGTCTATCCGATCAAAATTATCTCATTGGTGAGGCGGAGCTACCGGTATGGAAGGGTGGTCAGCGATCACTGAGTTTtggccaaaaatattttttaactatatgtcaaacttaaattatagccctaaaatatcatttttagcaGATAactatattcaaaattaaactatatcTTTAAAGTATCATTTTCAGCAGAAAACATCCTTTAAGTATTTTTACGTGAACAATTTTCATCCTTTTGTTAGATATTGTCAAAAGATTAAGGGATCTTACGAAAACATGAGCAATTAATGTGACtatcaacaaattttattatgcataatttcattaaatctacaataaattcttgaaaatataaaaaatcttaGACACTGTTGCTTATGAAAACTATAAATGATTAGAAGGTGTGAGCGTACATGATTTGCCTTTTGCGCAACAGAAAGAAGTTggagattaattatttttatctttttcttaacCAATTAAATTATTAGATTTTTGGGTCAATCTAATATCGAAGTGaccaaaatattgattatgtctTGTATTTGAGTTTCATTCTACATTATTTGAAGGGGAAGTCTCCAAAAAATGTCGCTTCTAGCATATTTAATTGAGAAGaaactatttaaattaataatattttaaattaaaattatatgaaaaatgaatgaaaaagacggtcaaattaaaagattttgcaTAATTCTTAACTCAATTAAGAAAAAGTTCGCGATAATATTCTTGGCATATATAAGAATAACAATTAGGAAGGGACGGCTTATTTTTTGAGGGATATATCAATTAAGgatgaaaattatttactttaaaatactttaaGGATGTTTTATGATAAGAATATACTTTAAGGCTGTAATTTGAGTTTGAGGTATAGTTTAATGATGATTTTggctaaaatttcaaaataattaatctccAACCTTTTTCAATTACGGAAAAGGCGAATCATGTACGCTCACACCTTTCAATCATTTTTAATTTCCATAAGCAACAATGTCtaagattttttatatttttcaagaacttcttgtagaaaataatgaaattatacATAATAACTTTTGTTGATAGTCGCGTTAACTGCTCATGTTTTTGTAAGATCCCTtagtttttgacaatatctaacAAAAGGATGAAAGTTGTTCACTTACAAATACTTAAAGGATGTTTTCTGctaaaaatgatactttaagaATGTAGCTTAAATTT harbors:
- the TFAM1 gene encoding protein LIGHT-DEPENDENT SHORT HYPOCOTYLS 4; translation: MLDVYSTINSVSQNFSLSSAPAPTLPLPPPSSPPTVSRYELQKRRDWNTFGQYLRNHKPPLILARCSGANILEFLKYLDQFGKTKVHSCNCPFFGDPHPPAPCNCPLKQAWGSLDALIGRLRAAFEENGGRTETNPFGARAVRLYLKEVRDTQAKARGIAYEKKKRRNIKQRISSTINNCD
- the LOC101244251 gene encoding pentatricopeptide repeat-containing protein At4g21300; its protein translation is MLFQSKNICSIYRRSISVAAAFSSKPNSPFIQDSVIHCTEEVLASKLAPILQSCNSSAENLGSVIRKGEQVHAQVTVNGIDNLGILGTRILGMYVLCNRFIDAKKLFFQLRLCYASPWNWMIRGYTIMGRFDLAILLFFKMLVFGTYPDKYTFPYVIKACAGVNAVSFGKWLHRLVQSLGFEDDVFVGSAFIKFYAENGCLDDARLLFDKMYQRDSVLWNVMLNGYAKDEQSVNDVVGLFMEMRKSETKPNSVTYACVLSVCASETMVKFGCQLHGLVVRCGLEMDSPVANTLIAMYAKFCSLFDARKIFDLVSQADRVTWNGMIGGYVQNGYIDEALDLFREMVASSVKPDSITFASLLPSVSISEDLYQGKAIHGYIVRNDVSIDVFLKNAIIDMYFKCRNVVAARNIFSCSPAVDVVICTAMISGFILNAMSSDAIDVFRWLLNKNMRPNPVTLASTLPACSGLAALRLGKELHGVIVKRSFQGILYVGSAVMDMYAKCGRLDLAQQVFRRMPERDVVCWNSMITSCCQNAEPELAIDFFQQMGAIGAKYDCVSISSALSACANLPALHYGKEIHGFVMKSALSSDLFVESALIDMYAKCGNLEVAWRVFDLMAHKNEVSWNSIIAAYGNHGRLKDCLNLFHGMRKDGFQPDHVTFLAIISACGHSGRVEEGKHYFNCMTNEYGITPRTEHYACMVDLFGRAGLVEEAFGVIKSMPFAPDAGIWGTLLGACRLHGNTELAEMASEHLLSLDPQNSGYYMLQSNLHANAGKWDMVSKIRHMMKERGVQKVPGYSWTEVNNSTHIFVAADASHPQSAQIYLLLDNLLIELQNEGYVPQMNLQIQQSSSPELC